A single genomic interval of Physeter macrocephalus isolate SW-GA chromosome 5, ASM283717v5, whole genome shotgun sequence harbors:
- the LOC102986351 gene encoding translationally-controlled tumor protein-like, with product MIIHWDLSHDEMFSDIYKIREVAAGLRLEVEGKMVSRTEGNIDDSLIGGNASAEGPEGEGTESTVITGVDIVMNHHLQETSFTKEAYKKDIKDYMKSIKGKLEEQRPERVKPFMTGAAEQIKHILANFKNYQFFIGENMSPDGMVALLGYREDGVAPYMIFFKHGLEVEKC from the coding sequence ATGATCATCCACTGGGACCTCAGCCATGATGAGATGTTTTCCGACATCTACAAGATACGGGAGGTCGCGGCCGGGCTGCGTCTGGAGGTGGAGGGGAAGATGGTCAGTAGGACAGAGGGTAACATTGATGACTCGCTCATTGGTGGAAATGCCTCCGCTGAAGGCCCCGAGGGTGAAGGGACCGAAAGCACAGTAATCACTGGTGTGGATATTGTCATGAACCATCACTTGCAGGAAACCAGCTTCACAAAAGAAGCCTACAAGAAGGACATCAAAGATTACATGAAGTCAATCAAAGGGAAGCTTGAAGAACAGAGACCAGAAAGAGTAAAACCTTTTATGACAGGGGCTGCAGAACAAATCAAGCATATCCTTGCTAATTTCAAAAACTATCAGTTCTTTATTGGTGAAAACATGAGTCCAGATGGCATGGTTGCTCTGCTGGGCTACCGTGAGGATGGTGTGGCCCCATATATGATTTTCTTTAAGCATGGTCTAGAAGtggaaaaatgttaa